tttttacttcagacttattaGTCTTAAGTGCATGAAATCATTGGTTGCACTttagacctatttggccttaagtgcatttgaagtgtaattttttcacttcaaactaATTTTATTTAACTTCAGACCCGATAACTCTAAAGTTGATCGTAAAGTAGATAGACTTGTAAACGTTTTTACAAAGTGGGTATAGGTTCAATTGTGACCCAAAaatcgggtatagatgcaaaagccCCTCTTAGATTGCTAGTTTGTTTGGACAATTTTTGTTTGTTAAAAGTGTTTTTTCAAAGTTTAATACCTGATACGTGGGGATCGACTGACAcaatattaatttaatttttaaaggggAAGGCACATCTGGTAGCTTGTTGCCCGGGCCTTCGCGCGTCGCCTAGGCGTTGCACTACAGTCCTTGCGTGGCGCACCccaccaaaaaaaaagaataattttttAAGGTGTTTGGCTAaacttaaaaaaatacttttaagtataagcagaagcagtttttgagagCAAAAAAAATAGCATTGTTCCTTAAGCTTCTTTTTTGGTCAAAATTGCTTTTGTTTTTgttgccaaaagtacttttttcgaagttaaggtgtttgaccaagtttttagaaagaaaaaaatattttgagtaGAAGCAATAGTTCTTGAGAGCAGAAAAATGtagtttatttcaaaaatacttttttgaaaattacttttgagaaaaatacatttagaaataaattttaaaagtttggcccAACAACTGATTgctgctcaaaagtacttttcaaattaattagccaaacacaaattgagtctcaccaaaagtattttttttaaaaaagcacTTTCCAAAATAAAAAGTCTGTTACttaaatggtcactcaactatccgAAATTATCTTGTAAAGTCAtatttctttcgtttgtaacagaAAAGTCGCTTGGCATACTATAGCACTGAGAAGGTCAATCAACcaaaattttctaacttttgattgtcaaatacctattttacccactaaattatcaacttttatcttcttctttttaaattttttaatattataatttttttctccttttaatcaacattatggacttacctataaaACGAATATATTTtatctataaaataaaaaataaaaaaattagttTTATAACCCATTGGTCTTTAGCGGCCCAAATCAGTTTGGTTAAACAAGAAACTACttgtgaaatttaaaaatagccagatttacaagtgttAATTGAAACacagccacagtttcaaaagtaatcgaaatttagacatttttcatgtaaatatatacctgaacgaaaatactgttcaaaatccggaatataatccagcataatatactggagttcaaattttttacatatgacTTCCAGCACAATATACTGGAATTccggcataatatgctggaagttcatacacatacACAAGTACTCcaatcttcagtatattatgctggaactttccgtgtgatggaattccagcataatatgctggaagttcatacacatacACAAGTACTCcaatcttcagtatattatgctggaactttccgtgtgatggagttccagcataatatgctggaagttcatatacaagTGCACCAATCcctagtatattatgctagaactttccgtgttgcagcaaaaaaATGGATATTTTCAATGATTTTGTAAATGctggttatttttcaattaccagtccgaaaattggctaacccgtgctattttcacaAACTACTATGATGGATCCTTTTAAAAtcaatatttatattttgatcttattaaaaaatattttagaaaaatagtcgtGTGCCAAAATTTTAAAGTATGCTCGTTAGAACTTTGAAGCATCAAGAATCATGGTGATAAGAATTTTCACCCACAATGTAAAATATTCTAGAGATCGGTAAGGAACTTATGAGAAATTCTGATGAACACAAAGATTTTTTCAGAAATTCTGACGATTACCTTTAAAACTTGGTGATTGTCGTCTTTTTCCCGATAATTCTTTTAGCGGGATCAAAATCTAAACAATCGCATAGAAAGATCCTTTTCGTATAAATCACCTTTGGCTAAATTTTTTTTCTCTTATCCGGTGTTCGGTATCTACATTTAAGTCTGATTCAATTGAGAGCCAGACTAAATTTGAATATGCACAAAAAAATCCCATATTAAAGGATAAAATGCTCCATAATAAAAAAGGACTTCATACCCAAAGTTCAACTACAATCCAAGATCCACAATCGGTGTTGGTAAATGTAAATTATTAGTAAAATTTAAAAAGTCATATCATTGAGATAAAATATCCTTTTCTGATTTAAATACCATTAGTTGACGAGGGGAAAAATCCAGAGTGGAGTCTCCACTATCTGCTTTGGAGGGAGCCCCTTTCTGGCGGGAAGCGAGCAAATAGATATAGAAAGTTAAGGGCAGTGATTCTGAGAGCGGCGGCTACTGTGTTTGGAGCCGAAATGGGTTCTTTAGGACAGCTCCCGATTTGGGCATCGAAACCTTGTATCATGGGTATTGACGAAGCTGGTCGTGGTCCTGTTTTAGGTATTCTATTTTCCTTTATTCATCCCCTCTTTTGCTCTTCACTGAATGCTGTTGACGCCTTTCACTTTGCGTATGTTTTAACACTTTATCTGCATTTATGCGTGTGATTTACAGGGCCAATGGTGTATGGATGCCTCTACTGTGCCCGCTCGTACCAGAAGACTCTTTCCACTTTACAATTTGCAGGTTACTACTAATTAAGATTtctagttcttttttttttttttgtttcatttttctagctgAGCTTACATTGCCAGCCCAAACCCCCAAATAAAGGGGGATAACTGTGCTAGGTTGACCCGCAACGTAAAACTAGTCAAATTTATAGCGAATCCTCATTATAATATTGAATATATCAGGATGTAATCTCCTAGGTATGCTCTATTATCCGTGCCAGGATATAAATGTTAGATAGGAAAATTCGGGTCCAAATAGAGCAGAATGGATGTAGAAGATTCATATAGTCTATGTCAACTAGTTAGGATTGAGGCATAATTGTTGTTGTTCCACCTTCACTCTTTGATCTTCGTTGGATTTGGATTCAAGGTATCTCTAAAGATTTATATAGTTTATGTCTACTCATTCTTGCTGATGGAGGGTCTGCTTGTTCTTGAATTTTGATTTGATGATGAAGTACTTCGAAATGGGCACTGTGCTTGCAGTTTTTTTAAAGACAATAATCAATGTATACTATGTCACATTTATGTGAAAAGACTTTTAAGCTAAAGGCCATTGCCATTTTGTATTGCAAAGTTGCATATTCACTCTCTGCTTCTCTAATCTTTTATGTCATATGAAGAGTAGTCAGCTTAGATCTGTTTGAAGGTTGTAATGcgaggagaaaaaagaaaagttaaagaAAGAAGGTGCTTATTAGTCAGCTAAATTCATTGTTTATTTGGATGACCAAAGAAGATCATTCTAAAATGTTGTCTCTTTCTTTCTGAATTACAATTTAGTGCAATGAAGAACTATTAACACATTTAAAAGAAATGCTGAGCTCAATAAAGAGAAAAGCTATTGCAAAAACTATTCAGCATTCACCTAGTAAATGGACGCTTCAACAGAAATCAGCTTACTTGAATATTAGAATCAGCACTAAATTTACTTGTACTAACAAAAGCAATGCTGTTTTAGGAGTGTGCCAGTCTGTAAAGGCACACATTTTTTCAGAGCGTGCAAACAATATGTGCATTTTGATTTGTAGTAATTTTACAAGTGTAATTGAATTATAACGATGCGTTCGATTGAATAAGCCTCCCATTTCATTCTATTTAGGTTTTCATGTTTTAGATGTTTATAGGTTTTGTAGTGATTAACGGTATTAGAAGCTGCCACATCAAACTGTCCACTAAAAGGGTTACTTATTTAAAATATGGTCTCCCGTTAACATCTCTTCATTCTCATTTTTTTCGGTTATATACAAGCAACTGCACCTTTCTCATTGCTTCTTGAGACTTCTgggatttgttttcttttctctcaacTCAGAGAAAGTGAGGATCActatttcaattttcatatttgttcctttctcttttcctttcctttcttcCTATTGAGTCTGTGATAACTGAATCTACATAGAGCCGTTTTGTATAGAATTATAAGACTGCCTTTCCTTAAAGTGCGAAGATAATCATTTAAAATTTTACAGCAAATCCTCAGCCGGGTGAATGTAACAAAAAGAAGCTATATATCCTGATTAAAATGTTAGAGAAAATATTGGATGATTGGCATAAGATTTCATGTTGTTTTCTCTACATATAACAAATAACTATATTACCTGCAAATTTCTTTCATGTTCATGCAGACTCAAgaacttgtttttcttttttgggaTAAACAATACAGACTCGAAGACTTTGAAAGAAGAGAAGAGGGAAGAATTATTTGAGGAATTAAAGACAAATGAATCCATCGGATGGGCGGTTGATGTGATAGATCCAAGAGATCTCTCAGCCAAGATGTtaaagaagtttgtacaaaactCTCTTTTGGTTCATCATACTCCAATTTTATCAACTCCtcacattttttttcctttctactTATTGACAGAACCAAAATAAATCTTAATGAAATATCACATAATTCTGCGATAGGCCTTGTAAGGAAGGCACTGGACCTTGGTGTTCTTTTAACTGAGGTAAAATTATCTTATTTGAATTCGATAAACTTGCCTCCCTTGAATTTGTCTATGCTGCACTCGCTTGTGTATTcttttagcaaaaggggaaacTTACATTTTCGTGGAATATGTGTACGGCCAACTTAGTTTGTCCCAGTTTTTACTGAAAATTGGTGCAGAAGAAGATTTGCCCCTTCTTGTTTGGGGGTGGGGGTGGTGAAGTAAGGAAATAATACTATAAATTATAGAGAGTCAAGTAGTGGTGacaaaatagttaaaagaaaacagttatccactcatattatccattaaaatatgggttggataatgaactttttaaaaacgggtcaaatatggataaaaaccatattattcacttagaaaatggataaccaaaggataactaatgggtttaacttttacatttgtaaagcctcaaattggagcTTCCTCAAGTATGGGAGACtagaaattctcccaaaagtaatcatattcaagaagtcatggataatatagatatccatattatccgtcgtttaaattattttttatctgAATTTAATATGGGTTACGTCGGATGATTTATCCGTTTTTTGCATTACCTGTTTTAGACCGCCCATATCCGACCCAACCCGTCCGTTTGCCACCCCTAGAGTCAAGGAAGGACTTCAAGTGCATTTGCTATGCTATTTGAGCCTCTGGGCTTAAGAATTATCCCTTTTGATCTACAAACAAAGATGGGAATCCAACAGAATAATAGGGCGATTTCTGGTGGTAAGTAGATGTCTATCAAACAACCCCGACTCAAGTTGGTCATATGGAACACCACAACATAAAAGAAGAGAAAGGGATAAGTTGAATAACTTGAATCATGTTGGTAGAGCCAAACCAACCAACTCTGCAGTGGTGCTGATCAGGAAACTGATTACTCACTGTTACTCTATCAGATCTGTTTACAACATACCACTCAGCTCTCCAACTTCTTTCCCTGGTTGTGCTGCTTGTGTTCGGGAGACTATTATGGTGCTGACTACCAGCTAACTCTACATTCAACCTTCCGACTTCATTTCCTGGTTTAGTTTATTTGATGCTTTGGTTGATGATTGAATAAAAAGTTAAATGTGTGTCCTACCACTCCTTACTCCACCTTACTTaggtaagagaacaaaataaggaacGAAGATGAGAAGAATGAGAATTTCTGTTTTATGGCTCCTGTTTCTTTTTCGCTAGTTAGCGTACATAGAGATcctgacaagagtgggttgctctagtggtaagcaccctccacttccaaccaagaggttgtgagttcgagtcaccctaagagcaaggtggggagttcttggagggagggagccgagagtctatcggaaacagcctctctaccccagggtaggggtaaggtctgcgtacacactaccctccccagaccccactagtgggattatactgggttgttgttgttgttgttgttgtagcgTACATAGAGATCCTGTTCTCTGACTGTTAAGAGAGGGGACAGAAAAACTGAAATAAGTCAGATAGAGGAACTGTACTTCAACCATCCTTGCTATTTGAACCAAAATATAAATCAATCAATCCTAAACTAGTTGAGTTCGGCTATTGGAATCATGCATAACCCATTTAGAGGATTCATCATAATTAGACTAATTTTATGCTGTTCGTCTACTCACTACAAACTCTCCTCCTTTATTTGGGCTTGAGACCGACTATGCTTCGCATTGCTCATGGTCATGAAGTTATTCTAACCAAAATATGTATTACATAAATCTGGCTCCTTCAGCTCCGGATATCTACAGGTTATCTTTTTCTTGATTGACAAACTTATGTACCAGCTTCTAAAATTCAACCTTTAGCCATTTTGCTATACCTGATAGATGAGGCTGCGATGTACATAACATACCGCTGGAACGAAACTCTTTTATGTTAAAATTTAAGACACATACACAACCAGACTAAACTCTTTGCAGTTTACCTAGCTCTTAGCAGCTCCAAGCTCAACCTAGAGTCCTACAGGTGATGGCATCTTTTGTCCACATATATTTGTCAGACCTCAACATTTCCACATTTACTTTTTCAGAATGCAACATTCTCCTCTATGGGTATGTGCATGCCGTGCTCTCTCTGCCACAGACAACCCAATATATCTAACCAAATAGAATATAGCTGCTTTGATTTTGGTCATCACACCTTTACTTTTGTTATTATACTATATGTGGTATAAATTGCTCCAGAACACATCGGTCGATTTCCTGGATGCCTGTACTTCACTAAGAAGCAAAAAGGAAACAAATAACATTTACAAATGAAGTATATATTTTACTCCCCAAGTTATTTAGACACTGTCAGAAGCAATGCACTAATGAATCCATTTCAGGTTTATGTGGATACTGTTGGTGATCCTGAAAAGTACAGAGTGAAGCTCTCTGAAATATTTCCAACAATCAaatttgttgttgcaaaaaaAGCTGACAGTCTTTACCCCGTCGTAAGTGGAGCCAGTATTGTTGCAAAGGTGACTTGACATCTGCCACTTTGTCTCGCTCTATTCATC
The sequence above is drawn from the Nicotiana tabacum cultivar K326 chromosome 13, ASM71507v2, whole genome shotgun sequence genome and encodes:
- the LOC107791603 gene encoding ribonuclease H2 subunit A, encoding MGSLGQLPIWASKPCIMGIDEAGRGPVLGPMVYGCLYCARSYQKTLSTLQFADSKTLKEEKREELFEELKTNESIGWAVDVIDPRDLSAKMLKKTKINLNEISHNSAIGLVRKALDLGVLLTEVYVDTVGDPEKYRVKLSEIFPTIKFVVAKKADSLYPVVSGASIVAKVTRDRALRDWVLDETAENMQRNFGSGYPGDPETKAWLDHHKHVVFGFPTLVRFSWGTCNSYSKDNVEVLWESDANDEDESNGRASKRQVKLTDIGFTGVKRKSEDIESSGKGRCKFFQARKLELLSQF